Genomic segment of Miscanthus floridulus cultivar M001 unplaced genomic scaffold, ASM1932011v1 fs_825_2, whole genome shotgun sequence:
CGGCCTCGGAAGGTTGGCTTTCAAACACGCTGAACCGCATCAACGGCGGCAACCGGACGAGCATCGCCGGCATCATGGACCCGCTGCTCCTGGTGGACGAGGACCACCTGGAGGAGGTGTGGGCGATGGCCATCATCACCAAGACGTGCCTGAGCGCCAAGCCATCGTGTCGCCACTCGGCACACTACGTGTTGCGCGCTCTGGAGAGCCCGTTGCGCGTGGTGCGATAGGGCTCCTCCCGGTCTAGCTCCGTGCAGCAGCAACTGTGGAGCTCGTTGTCTCGGAGCTTGTGGTAGTCACCTGGTCTGTGGCACTGGATCGGCGGCTCTCACGAAGGTGTTGTTCATGTTTCATTCAAGAGAGCTGTGGCGATGGACGTCGTGACGTGGCTGGCGACGGCTTGATGAGGACGCCATTCTTGTGTAGTGTAGGACTTTCCCCGGTTCTTAGCTTCTTTTATGAGAAGGACAGCATTCTTGATTCTTTCCCTGCGTGGTATCACGTTGTCCCATGTGTGTGTATATTTTATTAGTATGTCTGATGATTATAACAGAAGGCCTATCTCGATTTTTCAAATCGTTCTATTGTCGAGGAACTGGTGCATACGTACCGGATGCACATTTATTTAGTTGGACCATCGACTGAATCGGGATGTAATAATATGAGTTTTGGGTTGAATCAAAATTACATTAAGAATTTGGTTGTAGAAATATTTATTTCTTAGTGAATGGTCAGGAGTTCGAAACCTATATAATATATTGTGCtgtttttattctttattctttatttttattatttatatactTGTTTGTATTTTTACACTCACATTTAGTTGAACATGAAAAGTAAAAATAGTAGAATGGAAACACGTGACGCTTAGTTGAATGTGATGTGAAAAACGGAATGAAAAAATAAAACATAACTAAACATAACTAGAATaggagaaaaagagaaagaaatcgAAAAAAATCCGAACAGAGAAAGGAAATCGGAAAACATAGGTGACCGACAAGGACTCAGGCTCAGAAATCAGAAAAATGTATGACCGACCAGAGCTCTTCATCGTGACGCACAGGGTCTCCAGATTTGAGGAAAAAAATCTACTCGTTGTGGttaatattagaaatagattcctACTCTTATCCTTTTCTATTTGGTTTACAATTCTTATTGATATATTAAGATATATTTGGATTATTAGGATTCGTAGGTATCTAGGCTGCCTTAAGAATACGTTTTTGGAATCGAACTCCGTGTCATGCTACATAAAAGCTATTGTAATTCGTATGAGCTCGGCTCATATAAGTTTAGATGGAAGAAACTCTCGACTTCGGTAGTTACGGGGAGATGGACGAAAAAAATgaatagataaaaaaaaatggtaagaaattttgcatctttactattattattaggtattagatataaatatagatatagatacagaGAAAAGATGCTCGGAGATGCTCTTAGTTAGGTTATTTAGATTTTTTCTGCCAGAATCAAATTAAGGAACTGTGTtattaaaaaaaattgaaattcaGTCCAAGACGAACTCCAACTAAAGTTAATGGATCGCCATCCTCAGTGAGACCCGAGAGGCACTAGCAGGGAAATCTATCTAAGCGGTTCCTGGGAACCATAGCCTGGAACTAATCCAGCCAGGTTTGTGTGTCTATTTTGTGTAAGTTTCCTTCGGTCGGAATGGTTCCTGCCTCTGTTCCAGGTCAAACGAACGAGCCCTAAACAAGAAAACCACAGCAGGGAGACGACGCACTGACGATGGGCAACCTCGGGAGCAGAAGCGGCGCTTCtcgtccaccgccaccgccaccgccaccgccgcctggTCTCCAGGCCCATCTACAAGGGGTGCGCCCCACGTACTACCACCGCTACCCCGGATGGCCCCCGGGCGCCGCTATGCCGCCGCCTCTGGGGGTGCCAGCGCAGGTGGAGCGGCACAGGGCCGTAGCGGTGCACGCCGGCGTCAACATCAATGGGGACTCCCTGCGGCTAGAACACGATGATGACGACCGTGGCCTCCTCCTCGCCTTCTCCTTCGACGCAGACGCCCCTGGATGGTTTCGCTGCTTTTTCCCCTTCCCCCCTCCGTCTCTACTAGACTACTTCTTGGAATCTTGGTTTCTTACTTCAAATTGTGGAAATGTATTTGACATGGCCGTGTATTGGGATCCTTATCTCGAGATTACTATACTATTACCGTGCTAAATTTCTGCAGAGTAGATGGCTGCAATTAAATGTTATTAGAGACATGGCTCATTCGGTCATGTGCTCCTGTTTGATTGAACAAATCGTCCATCTCGATTGATTAAAAGAATGCAGTTCTCTAAATGATTCAATTTTCACATGTTCTTTCTTGCATAAATTTCAATTAATTTGCAGCATGTTGGGTCCATAGCAGCTTGGTGTCGAGagttttattattatatatttcGAACTTAGTTATCTGCAGTAGGTATTGAGGCGGAACTCACGATGTGTTTGACTGTCCACGGCGTGTTCGATGCTCGAAACAACATTGAATCATCGATGCTCCATTTCAGCTCTAGCTACAACGTGTAAGCATCAATGTGGACCCCATGTGTTACAAACAAACAAGCAGAAAATGTACGAGCCTTGTGTCTGGCAAGTCCTTCCACATCTGCTGTCATGTGGGCCTATGAGCCATTTCAATCTTCAAGCATCGAGTAAAGTAGATGCATTGATGTCGGGAATCTTTTTTTCAGCATCGCATACCACAGTGAGGTGCATCGAGGCTAAAAGGCAAAATTGGGTTTCAAGCATCGTAAAAAAACTCACGTTGTGGACAGTCTTAGGCTCAACTGAGCACAGTATGTTGGCCATGCACTTGTAGGTGGAACTTGTGTCTGTAGTTTTTGTTACCTGCCCAAATCATACAGTTCTATTCTTCCTGTGTTGGATTCCTTCCTGGttttcttgttttcttttttaggTTACACTTTGTTACTACTACATTTCTTCATATCCTTTCAGAGTGCTTAGTCGTGTTTACCCCTAGTTTCTGTATTATTATGTTCTCAACTTTCACTCGTGGCTTTATAATTTTCTGTCATACTGGCATGCTGTTGTAACTACAGGACTGACATGATATTCATCTTGCAAACAGCATAACTGTTTACTACtttgcacaagaagatgaagagCTTATCTTGAAGGCTACAAAGGAAAACTTACTCAAACCTGTGACAGCAGATTTCAACAAAGGTCATAATCAGGAGTTCAAGCAACCATATGGAACCGGAATCGATGTCTCTCAGTTTGAGGAATCTGAGCTGACAAAGATTGGTGAAGGTGGTGTCTTCCCTGTTGCATTCAAAGTGGACGTGGCTGTGCCAAACAACCAAGAATTAGAAGCGGAAGGGGCACATGAGCATGAGGCATCAAATTGCCTGGTTAAATTTGCTGTGCTTGTGAGGAAAGACAATGCTGAATATGGTGTTCGTATTATGCAGCAGATCTTGTGGGTCAATGGTACTAGATATGTTTTGCAGGAGATATATGGTATTGGCAACACAGCTGATGGGAACAATCATGAGGATGAATCTGGGAAAGAATGTGTTATTTGCCTCTCAGAACCAAGAGATACAACTGTTCTTCCTTGCAGGCATATGGTAAGCTATTCTATCATACTGAGTATCCTctatatgaatcaagatcaattcATAATACTTGGGAGTTTGGCCTACAAAactgattttaaatgaaaaggtTACCACTCCCTCTTGCCCCACTGAAACCTGGACTATAGGAGGAGTAAAAGAATGTAATTATTGGGAAGGACTAGCGCACTCTCATTTTACTGTTCCCATGTGCGTTGTAAAATCACAGCTAAACCCTGTAAACCTGTTATGCCATCTTCCAAATTTCATGACTTTTTTTGTTATGAGGAAAGATTCTTTATGTTCTCTCATTGAAGCAAAAAAGTGAGAATCAAATGTGACTTGTAATATGATATGGGCTACATTTTTTACAACTATTTCATTCTTCTCCAGATACAATACTAGTTTTACTTTTCTGGTGTAGGATGTTGTGCAAAAGTAACTCATTTTGTAGTCAGTGAAATTGATAAAAGGGTTTCAAATGTGAAACTCGCCTAACTGCAGGGCTCAACTCTAATATTCAAGAGAATAAGTGAATAATGATGTTTTGTGCTTTTTCCAGTGTCTCTGCCGGGAGTGTGCTCAACTTCTAAGACTGCAGAGCAACAAATGTCCCATATGCAGGCAACCTATTGGGGGCCTTCTTGAGATCGAGGTTGATACAAAATCTATTAATCAAAATCAGCTCAGTAGTGAAGATACCATGAAGAGAGTCTCCGTTTAATAGCTAGCAATTTACCTGTATATATATACTACTCGGGAATTAAACTACCTTGTGGAATACGATGAGCATGAAGGATTTTAAGATTTATCTCTATAATGTTGCGCTTTCAGCGTCAAACTTTTGATTGAAAGACATTTGGTCTGGATCTCCACTACAGGTGTTTTCCAGGATTGACATAGCAAAGATGTATGCTTTAATTCGTTACTCAGATTGTTCCAAGTGCTGTGTATAATGAGCCTGTTTCAACATGTCCTCGGTTCTGATGATGGATGTTTTGTGGTCTCGGTGGGGAAAATGTAACTCGAACTCAGAAGCAACTCTGTCAAGCATAATTTTTGTTAACAGCTGACTTAGGTCATTGTAGGCGAGCTAGCCAGCAAAATTCATTGAGTTTCATGTAATTCATGTGAATTTTTGTAGGAAGTTGGTGAATTTTGCTAGGTTCACAAAATGTGCGTTGCACACACGGATCGACCTTGGAATGATCAACGACTGAACCATACAAAGTGAGATGAATCAAACTAGATCGGAGACGGACTGGAAACATATGTTTATACAAGCTATCaatatttatcaaaaaaaaaaaagaggcctCCCTTATCAGTAAGGCAATGTAGCCATCCATTTAAAATGCATACATTTGTGACGCGTCAATAGAAATGGTGACAAGGCATAGAAATTATGAGAGGGAGATGAGTTTTGCTAACATAAAACTAGCATGAGACATGCCAGATATGTTAATATAGAAGAGATAAAGGCCTAGGCCAACAAAACAGAGATGAAAGAAAAACAGAAGAGCTATACAATAGTGCCTATTCAGTGGGTTTCTAGGCCAAATAAGGTAGTGCTCCAACACTCTTGTTTTTGGCTTGAATCCAACATCGCACTTCATCCTTGATCTTCGCAACTAGCTCAATCGCCGAACCACTTCTCTTTAGGAAAATTCTTGTTTCTGTTCTTCCCACAATTCCCAAGAAATGAGGATGATTAAGGACCGTCTCAGACTTTTAAGTGGCATATTTTAGCGTGGATCCGACGTGTGTCCACCTTTCTTAGACTGCTCTGCAGTTCATGTATAAGTGAGGATCTGATCAATGTTTTCTACTGGCTGTAGTGATTGGGTGTCCTAAAGGCGACATGTGTAGCGTCGAAGCTATGTAGGATAGTCTAGAGGTATATCCGTTGGCATTGGATGGCTGTCACCAAGCTCTTTGCAGTGTCCGTATATAGTACTGTGATACGTTTGAAAATTTTCAAGATATCTGAAATGGCTTTACCCGCGTCATCCGCGAAAGGGACAAGTGCAAGCACACCACTTTACCACGGAACTTGGAGATAAAGCCCTCATGAGTCGCTTGATGATCAATTAAATTTTGCGTTGGGTCGATAATAAAGATGAAAAGCTGTGAGGAAGGGGGGTCGCCCCGTCAAAGACCTCGATCGTGTTGTGTGTCCTTTCCGGACACAAATTTCAGAAGGGTCTTGGATGAAACAATGTATAGTAGGACATCCAACCACACCATCTAGAAAGGAAGCACTGCTCAAAAGAAAATGCTGTTGTTGTAACATATCAATTATGTAATTGTACTGCACCTAAATCGAAAGTTTTGGCTATACCTAGCTTGAGGAACAAAGCAGGTGTTCTAGACATGTAGGAACGCCTCGCAAGGTTTCTAGCATAGTGTCATAGAGGGCTTAGTTTTGATGAAGACGCTTTGGCTGTTTGAAATTAGAACATTCATGAAAGGTTGCAAATGAAGGGCCAAAACACTAGGTTGTCGTGTCCCTAAGATTTGCCACTCCATAGGTGAGGCTGATAGGACTAAAGTCAGAGATGCTCTCACCCCCATCCTTTTTTTTACCAAGACGATGTTAGATGTGTTAAGAAACTCTAGGTTGTCGTGTCCCTAAGGGTGAAAAGTATGTAAGACTCTCGTAACCCCTGCTTTAATAATAGGCCACCACTTTGGTAAAAGTTTATAGTGAAACTATCCGAGTGAGAGGCTTTATCTTTTGGCATTTGCTTCAAAGCATGCAGGACATTCTCCACTTTTAATCTCGACATCTAAAACGGAGACGTCAATAGATGAGACGTGTAGGGGAGCCCAATCAAAATTGAGGTCTCTTTGTTCTGGAGTGACAAGCATTTGAGAAAACTGGGTCTGCACCACCACCATTTTTTCCTCATGAGAGACTGTCAGCCTTGCATTTTATGTAgcttttttatgattttttttttcatgtcTGAAATTGACCTTCAAGTGGAAGGACTTTGGGTTTGCATCTCCCAACTTTGAGGCTACGGTTCCTAGCCCACTCTAAGACCAATCTTATTAGGGTTTTATGAGAGTTTCATGAACATTAAGCAAGCCATGAACTTAGCAAATATATTAACATGACTTAAAATTAAAGAAGAGAAAGTATCATAAAAGTAAAATGTGTTCCATGGGAACGAAACAGTTATTACACTGTTTTCAATACATATAAGTCTTGTAAGTTGGGACACAAATTTGGACGCGTTTGGTTCTTTTGCCCAGGCTCATCCAGCCTTGTCGAGTGAGGATGGTAGGTTAGTGAATGAGTTTGATTAGCTTGCTAGCTATTTCGGTTTTCGTGCAAGCAACAATAATATCTCCTATCAGATTTCCTTGCCATGCTGAACGGACGGATTTGGCTCGCTGGCCTTGGCAAGCTTCTCAGGGCTCATGCGGCTGAGCAAGGCAAAACTTGTCTAATAACCAAACGTGTCCGAAACCTCCAATAAGACTAGCCTAAAATCAAAGTCCAGAAACTCTTCTTCAGCTTGGACCACAAATCCAATTCTTCAGCAGCTGTTTTCCTTTGCAATGTCTAGAAGTAGGATGACCCGTGGGGGAATAGGCTCGCACTGCACTCACGAATAGGGATCAAAACGGAACAGAAATATCCGAATTGAATcgcatcgttttctacatttgATCCGATCGAATTCGCATTTTCAGACAAATTCGAATTCGGTTCAAAATTCGAAACACCAAATTCAAAATCGGAACAAAAACGGTTTAGacgtttttcgaccgttttctacttttctacattTAATTCGGAATATCCTTTTTTTAAATTCGGTTCAAACCAAATTGGCCCACTACACATAGGTTGTGTGCTTTTCTACCGGTGGCCAGATACCCTCTCATATAGGCGGCGTCCAGCCTCGTCACGCTTCACCTCGCGAGGTGGTACTAAACGACTAAATGGCAGTAAGCCAGCAGCAATGTTCTCCACTTTCCTTCTTCTCGGCTCACACAGCCCAATCTGCAGCCCAACCCAATGAAAACCCTACCCTCCACTCCCGTCTCCTCCCTGCCTCCCTGGTTCTGTCCCTAGCGGCGCTCTGCTCCCTAATCCCTCCTGTATCCACATGACCGTGCCTCTGACCCTACGACGGCCGTGCCTCCAGTCCGACCCCGCCGGCTGCCGCGTCCCCACTACCCACTCCGCTAGAGCCGCCGGCCTTCACCCATTGTCCCAGCCACAAGCTAGCGCCGCGTCCGCTGGCCGCACTGCCGCATAGCCACCCTGCCCCGTAGATGGcgtgaaacgaccccaatttccacgaagggaaatccacagtgtcgaagtgtaatacgatcgttgtagatcatatcacccaaattccagtcaaatatcacatccatacaacgataatatcagagtacaaatagtgcggaattacataatttattacatcgccgcattggcggaatcaaaagtagcattcattcagaacagcttgaagataagatcgccaaactcgagcataggcacgaacccctcatccgtcaaactcctcggagctatactcctcggcagaacctgtgtgccaaaatttatcagtacgatttgtattggccactcccatccctatgagcattgctttgtggaaattggatgcaagtgggacatagtcaaaggaacctataaagctggggtttcctatgcaatagcttatcaagtaaatagtaatagtttgtcaagttttaacaccattcccacacacattccactcaattcccttttccgagccagatttcgatcctgggatcgacattccaccatctccataccatcaccataccataccatcgctcagtcgacaggccaactccctctcggcactgtctcaaggcccgtagcccctggctacgaccgacactctctcacgggggaagaagaggaggactcatctcactatctagtttaagcaaaacccaggaaaggtccatagccgacaagtcggcacatgtatcgatcgatcaaccatacactctgcagaggttttacataaccacaagatccgccttcctcgctgaccgtcgtcaactaggct
This window contains:
- the LOC136533250 gene encoding probable E3 ubiquitin-protein ligase LUL2, giving the protein MGNLGSRSGASRPPPPPPPPPPGLQAHLQGVRPTYYHRYPGWPPGAAMPPPLGVPAQVERHRAVAVHAGVNINGDSLRLEHDDDDRGLLLAFSFDADAPGCITVYYFAQEDEELILKATKENLLKPVTADFNKGHNQEFKQPYGTGIDVSQFEESELTKIGEGGVFPVAFKVDVAVPNNQELEAEGAHEHEASNCLVKFAVLVRKDNAEYGVRIMQQILWVNGTRYVLQEIYGIGNTADGNNHEDESGKECVICLSEPRDTTVLPCRHMCLCRECAQLLRLQSNKCPICRQPIGGLLEIEVDTKSINQNQLSSEDTMKRVSV